One segment of Streptomyces roseifaciens DNA contains the following:
- a CDS encoding carbohydrate ABC transporter permease gives MRPLPARRTRQRLAADAALLVVVAAFSVPLVWLLLASVDAEAGLTVRAPDHPTAENFSAVLTDEITFTPVLNSLLLCGGATAVTVVCATLAAYPLSRYRSRLTRPYLLGVLFTTCLPITAIMVPVYGLFVRVDLIDTLTGTALFMTTAQLPFAIWLMKNFMDGVPAVLEEAAWTDGASRLQALVRVVLPLMGPGVGVVTIYSFIMMWGNFFVPFMLLLSPGQLPASVSIFTFFGNFGQVAYGQLAAFSILYSTPVILLYALISRRLGGGFALGGAVKG, from the coding sequence ATGCGCCCGCTCCCCGCCCGGCGCACCCGTCAGCGCCTGGCCGCCGACGCGGCGCTGCTCGTCGTGGTCGCGGCGTTCTCCGTGCCGCTCGTCTGGCTGTTGCTCGCCTCCGTCGACGCCGAGGCGGGGCTGACCGTACGGGCTCCGGACCATCCGACCGCGGAGAACTTCTCCGCCGTCCTCACGGACGAGATCACCTTCACGCCCGTGCTCAACAGCCTGCTGCTGTGCGGGGGCGCGACCGCCGTGACAGTCGTGTGCGCGACCCTCGCCGCCTACCCGCTCTCCCGCTACCGCTCCCGGCTGACCCGCCCGTACCTGCTGGGCGTGCTCTTCACGACCTGTCTGCCGATCACAGCGATCATGGTCCCGGTCTACGGCCTCTTCGTACGGGTCGACCTGATCGACACGCTCACCGGCACGGCCCTCTTCATGACCACCGCCCAACTGCCCTTCGCCATCTGGCTGATGAAGAACTTCATGGACGGCGTGCCGGCCGTCCTGGAGGAGGCGGCCTGGACGGACGGGGCGAGCCGGCTGCAGGCGCTGGTGCGGGTGGTCCTGCCGCTGATGGGCCCGGGCGTGGGCGTCGTGACGATCTACAGCTTCATCATGATGTGGGGCAACTTCTTCGTGCCCTTCATGCTGCTGCTCTCCCCCGGCCAACTCCCGGCGTCCGTCAGCATCTTCACCTTCTTCGGGAACTTCGGGCAGGTCGCGTACGGGCAGCTGGCGGCGTTCTCGATCCTGTATTCGACGCCGGTGATCCTGCTCTACGCCCTGATCTCGCGCCGCCTCGGCGGCGGCTTCGCCCTCGGCGGCGCCGTCAAGGGCTGA
- a CDS encoding RICIN domain-containing protein — MEGTFRVRNTGSGLLLEVEGGRKGSGANVRQGREDGSAAQLWHVSPVHEGSGLHHFVNAASGKRLDVANASVENGANVQQWKANNYGAQEWLIEQHLDAPGTVTLVAHISGLLLEVADASTEHGANVQQGEDTDSPGQWWQLEPAPDA, encoded by the coding sequence ATGGAAGGCACGTTCCGCGTACGCAACACCGGCAGCGGTCTGCTGCTGGAGGTCGAGGGCGGCCGCAAGGGCAGCGGCGCCAACGTCCGGCAGGGCCGGGAGGACGGCAGCGCCGCGCAGCTGTGGCACGTGAGCCCCGTCCACGAGGGCAGCGGCCTGCACCACTTCGTGAACGCCGCCAGCGGCAAGCGGCTCGACGTCGCGAACGCGAGCGTGGAGAACGGCGCCAACGTCCAGCAGTGGAAGGCCAACAACTACGGCGCCCAGGAGTGGCTCATCGAACAGCACCTCGACGCCCCCGGCACCGTCACCCTCGTCGCCCACATCAGCGGCCTGCTCCTGGAGGTCGCCGACGCGTCCACGGAGCACGGCGCCAACGTCCAGCAGGGCGAGGACACGGACAGCCCGGGCCAGTGGTGGCAGCTGGAGCCGGCGCCGGATGCCTAG